A part of Geothrix oryzae genomic DNA contains:
- the pheS gene encoding phenylalanine--tRNA ligase subunit alpha, with amino-acid sequence MDHLLPTEIIEAGRAFPEALAACGDLDALLRLKGAYVGRDGSHAARLMELLKTAPKEQKRDLGAAINGLKQQWEEGLKVRQAELEAAKKHLNALADRWDPSLPPPVPARGALHPLNRLMDRLVEVFRPLGFHVEEGPEVETEAHNFDGLNIPEDHPAKASSDTFYLAAHPALLLRTHTSPVQVRTLLRVAPQLAAGGGIRFLAPGRVYRKDEIDPTHSPMFHQVEGMLVGRGIGMQHLKGTLEYALRALFGPHTEIRLRPSYFPFVEPGCEVDVSCPLCEAKGCRVCKGSGWVEILGAGLIHPNVLRYAGIDPAEWSGWAFGMGVERMAMMLSQTPDLRLFFENDQRFLNTMGGLD; translated from the coding sequence ATGGACCATCTGCTGCCAACGGAGATTATCGAGGCGGGCCGGGCCTTTCCGGAGGCGCTGGCTGCATGCGGCGACCTGGATGCGCTGCTGCGCCTCAAGGGCGCGTATGTGGGGCGCGACGGCAGCCATGCCGCGCGGCTGATGGAGCTCCTGAAGACGGCGCCGAAGGAGCAGAAGCGTGATCTGGGCGCCGCGATCAACGGCCTCAAGCAGCAGTGGGAGGAGGGCCTGAAGGTCCGCCAGGCCGAACTGGAGGCGGCGAAGAAACACCTGAACGCGCTGGCCGACCGCTGGGATCCTTCGTTGCCGCCGCCGGTCCCGGCCCGGGGCGCGCTCCATCCCTTGAACCGCCTCATGGACCGCCTGGTGGAGGTCTTCCGGCCCCTCGGCTTCCATGTGGAGGAGGGTCCCGAGGTCGAGACGGAGGCCCACAACTTCGACGGCCTGAACATCCCCGAGGACCACCCGGCGAAGGCTTCCTCGGACACTTTCTATCTGGCGGCCCATCCGGCGCTGCTGCTTCGCACGCACACCAGTCCCGTGCAGGTCCGTACGCTGCTCCGCGTGGCGCCGCAGCTCGCGGCGGGCGGGGGCATCCGCTTTCTCGCGCCGGGCCGCGTCTACCGCAAGGACGAGATCGACCCCACCCACAGCCCCATGTTCCACCAGGTGGAGGGCATGCTCGTGGGCCGGGGGATCGGCATGCAGCACCTCAAGGGCACGCTGGAGTACGCGTTGCGGGCGCTGTTCGGCCCCCACACGGAGATCCGCCTGCGGCCCTCCTACTTCCCCTTCGTGGAGCCGGGCTGCGAGGTGGATGTGAGCTGTCCGCTCTGTGAGGCCAAGGGCTGCCGCGTGTGCAAGGGCTCCGGCTGGGTGGAGATCCTGGGCGCGGGCCTCATCCATCCGAATGTGCTGCGCTACGCGGGCATCGATCCGGCGGAATGGTCCGGATGGGCCTTCGGCATGGGCGTGGAGCGCATGGCCATGATGCTGAGCCAGACCCCCGATCTGCGCTTGTTCTTCGAGAACGACCAGCGCTTCCTCAACACCATGGGAGGGCTCGACTGA
- the rplT gene encoding 50S ribosomal protein L20: MTRVKRGFKRAQRRKRMMKFAKGFYGAKSRLYRSAKEAVEKALGYAYRDRKVKKRDFRRLWVVRISAACGQNGTSYSKFMGGLKKASVDLDRKILADLAVRNPEAFTKLVAVAKG; encoded by the coding sequence ATGACTCGTGTAAAACGCGGTTTTAAGCGCGCCCAGCGGCGCAAGCGCATGATGAAGTTCGCCAAGGGCTTCTACGGCGCCAAGTCCCGCCTGTACCGGTCCGCCAAGGAAGCCGTCGAGAAGGCCCTCGGCTACGCCTACCGCGACCGCAAGGTCAAGAAGCGCGACTTCCGCCGCCTCTGGGTGGTGCGCATCAGCGCTGCCTGCGGACAGAACGGCACCAGCTACTCCAAGTTCATGGGCGGCCTGAAGAAGGCTTCCGTGGACCTGGACCGCAAGATCCTCGCGGATCTCGCCGTGCGCAATCCCGAAGCGTTTACCAAGCTCGTGGCCGTGGCCAAGGGCTGA
- a CDS encoding cell division protein ZapA — protein MKSLPPLPGVRAATVAVLGRELQVQTDHPESLAAAVRVLEETFRDMDSQCQVRWGSVPKGLDTPSWYLLGALNLAHRVARLEQEANQHTQNLEQTLSKLLNDVPDEPSAPVPFLDEDGD, from the coding sequence ATGAAGTCCTTGCCGCCCCTTCCTGGGGTCCGGGCGGCCACGGTGGCGGTCCTGGGGCGGGAGCTCCAGGTCCAGACCGACCACCCCGAGTCCCTGGCGGCGGCAGTCCGGGTCCTCGAGGAGACCTTCCGCGACATGGACTCGCAATGCCAGGTAAGATGGGGAAGCGTCCCGAAGGGCCTCGACACCCCGTCGTGGTACCTCCTGGGCGCCCTGAACCTGGCGCACCGCGTGGCGCGCCTGGAGCAGGAAGCCAACCAGCACACCCAAAACCTGGAACAGACCCTTTCGAAGCTGTTGAACGATGTTCCGGACGAACCTTCCGCCCCCGTGCCTTTCCTCGACGAGGACGGAGACTGA
- the infC gene encoding translation initiation factor IF-3: MRPNETRINDGIRAQEVRVISEDGEQLGVMPPHQAIRIAEERGLDLVEVAGNAQPPVCRIMDYGKYKFMEAKREHAARAKQKNIVVKEVKFRPKTDDHDFDFKVKHILRFLEEEDKVKVVVMFRGREVVHRDIGYRIIEEVIQRVGDKAIVEKGAGIDGRDMHAILAPRIIEAPKPPKKPKPASPETPATEAQIQ; this comes from the coding sequence ATTCGTCCGAACGAGACCCGCATCAACGACGGCATCCGGGCCCAAGAGGTCCGCGTCATCTCCGAAGATGGCGAACAGCTTGGCGTGATGCCTCCCCACCAGGCCATCCGGATTGCAGAAGAGCGCGGTCTTGATCTGGTGGAAGTCGCCGGAAACGCACAGCCACCCGTCTGCCGAATCATGGACTATGGCAAGTACAAGTTCATGGAAGCCAAGCGGGAACACGCAGCCCGGGCGAAGCAGAAGAACATCGTGGTCAAGGAAGTCAAGTTCCGCCCCAAGACCGATGACCACGACTTCGACTTCAAGGTGAAGCACATCCTGCGGTTCCTGGAGGAAGAAGACAAAGTCAAGGTGGTGGTCATGTTCCGCGGACGCGAAGTGGTCCATCGCGACATCGGCTACCGGATCATCGAAGAAGTCATTCAACGGGTCGGCGACAAGGCCATCGTCGAAAAGGGTGCCGGCATCGATGGACGCGACATGCACGCCATCCTCGCCCCCCGGATCATCGAGGCGCCCAAACCGCCGAAGAAGCCCAAGCCAGCCAGTCCCGAAACCCCCGCAACCGAAGCCCAGATCCAGTGA
- a CDS encoding PAS domain S-box protein → MDASPSQPPASGRLSTVAERALRHLFQGASLGFLVLDRAGRLLHANPRALVMLGAGEEDLPQIGLERLRHDLPSGPAQAWFETAFESRVDRSELGTWLRLDGTVLPVRLTVVGLTTEEGGHLFVWGRDQSEEQLIGARLAESAGLQRHLAEGIYALSLVRTREEAYRVLLGQATAILTGPHWSLGRIEVRDGHPKVILAAWSPSLAARLGPSLEGLEFPLADSGFAREVCEHRRMCFVEEASTSPSMIQPAIVATYGLRSLLGVPLVFEGRIAGVLFGATFQGEPPTTPRETMFPVLQSLARIAALALERLESEDRLEEAARLSRRLAQAVRDLAEAVDEEALIARLFRWAAKLAPFPEWWFNRYDPETKGSITTHWTPGLEALGSPEAIRQPVPVAGNAFLEAIHLQQEAVHVPQCHTMAESFDLAAWPFRSVVGLPLAHEGDVVGILHGGSFGEQGEVSLSDERFEALKSLAEAAGLVMKRLHARRALEAQETRFRMLFEQTPDPIVLLSGGQIADVNAAASRLFGLEREVMLGQPMLAFCPEWQPEGGSSEDLGRHHMEAAMRGTCEQFEWVFRCEGGREAICQVNLTRLDPEDRPLLHAIVRDITAQKRAESERVALERQLFQAQKMESLGVLAGGIAHDFNNLLMGVLGHAGLALEQLNPLHPIRRNLEAIQKAGQRAADLTRQMLAYSGRGQFVVRHLDLTTQVEEMLHLLEVSLPKTVVLNLDLKKGLPAVSADASQIQQVIMNLVINAAEAIGETSGAITLATGAQRLEEPGIRTMLVGQDVPPGIYVYLEVTDTGCGMDVDTMSRIFEPFFTTKFTGRGLGLSAIMGIVRGHKGALRVYSEVGQGTTFKVLFPAQSAMADIHAIPGREAAWEGTGLILVVDDDETVRTVAREALELRGFQVLEAEDGRMAVDLVREQGPAIGLVLLDMTMPRMGGEEAYREMRILQPDLRVILSSGYNEVEAMSRFMGKGLKGFIQKPYGPKDLLAKIQGALEA, encoded by the coding sequence TTGGACGCATCTCCTTCCCAGCCCCCTGCGTCCGGTCGTCTCAGCACGGTCGCTGAACGGGCCCTCCGGCACCTGTTCCAGGGGGCCTCTCTGGGGTTCCTGGTCCTGGACCGGGCGGGGCGTCTCCTGCATGCGAATCCCCGGGCCCTCGTCATGCTGGGAGCCGGCGAGGAGGATCTGCCGCAGATCGGGCTTGAGCGGCTTCGGCACGACCTGCCTTCGGGCCCCGCCCAGGCCTGGTTCGAGACGGCCTTCGAGTCCCGGGTGGATCGTTCCGAGCTGGGCACCTGGCTGCGCCTCGACGGCACCGTGCTGCCGGTGCGCCTGACGGTGGTGGGTCTCACCACGGAGGAGGGGGGGCACCTCTTCGTGTGGGGGCGGGACCAGTCGGAAGAGCAGCTGATCGGCGCGAGGCTGGCGGAAAGCGCCGGGCTCCAGCGCCACCTGGCCGAGGGCATCTACGCCCTGAGCCTGGTCCGGACCCGGGAGGAGGCCTACCGGGTGCTCCTGGGCCAGGCCACCGCGATCCTGACGGGGCCGCACTGGTCTCTGGGGCGGATCGAGGTCCGGGACGGGCACCCCAAGGTCATCCTGGCGGCTTGGTCACCCTCGCTGGCCGCCCGGCTGGGGCCCTCCCTCGAAGGACTCGAGTTTCCGCTGGCGGACTCTGGCTTCGCCCGGGAAGTCTGCGAGCACCGCCGCATGTGCTTCGTGGAAGAGGCCTCCACCTCGCCTTCGATGATCCAGCCCGCCATCGTGGCGACCTACGGCCTCCGGAGCCTCCTGGGCGTGCCCCTGGTCTTCGAGGGCCGCATCGCGGGAGTGCTGTTCGGGGCCACCTTCCAGGGCGAGCCACCGACGACGCCGCGCGAGACCATGTTCCCCGTCCTTCAGAGCCTGGCGCGGATCGCCGCCCTGGCCCTGGAGCGCCTCGAAAGCGAAGACCGCCTGGAGGAGGCCGCCCGTCTTTCCAGGAGGCTGGCCCAGGCCGTCCGGGACCTGGCGGAGGCCGTGGACGAAGAGGCGCTCATCGCCCGCCTGTTCCGCTGGGCGGCGAAGCTCGCGCCGTTCCCGGAGTGGTGGTTCAACCGCTACGATCCCGAGACGAAGGGCAGCATCACCACACACTGGACGCCGGGCCTGGAAGCCCTGGGCTCGCCCGAGGCCATCCGCCAGCCGGTCCCGGTGGCGGGCAACGCCTTCCTGGAGGCCATCCACCTTCAGCAGGAGGCGGTCCATGTCCCCCAGTGCCACACGATGGCGGAGTCGTTCGACCTGGCGGCCTGGCCCTTCCGCTCCGTGGTGGGCCTGCCCTTGGCCCACGAAGGGGATGTGGTCGGCATCCTCCATGGCGGCTCGTTCGGGGAGCAGGGCGAAGTCTCGTTATCCGACGAGCGCTTCGAGGCCCTGAAGAGCCTGGCCGAGGCCGCCGGCCTGGTGATGAAGCGGCTCCACGCCCGGCGCGCGCTCGAGGCGCAGGAGACCCGCTTCCGCATGCTGTTCGAGCAGACGCCCGATCCCATCGTGCTGCTCTCCGGAGGGCAGATCGCGGATGTCAATGCGGCGGCCTCCCGCCTCTTCGGGCTGGAGCGCGAGGTGATGCTCGGACAGCCGATGCTGGCCTTCTGCCCGGAGTGGCAGCCCGAGGGGGGATCGAGCGAGGACCTGGGCCGCCACCACATGGAAGCCGCCATGCGCGGCACCTGTGAGCAGTTCGAGTGGGTCTTCCGGTGCGAGGGCGGGCGGGAGGCCATCTGCCAGGTGAACCTCACGCGCCTCGACCCCGAGGATCGGCCCCTGCTGCACGCCATCGTGCGGGACATCACGGCGCAGAAGCGGGCGGAATCCGAGCGCGTGGCGCTGGAGCGCCAGCTGTTCCAGGCCCAGAAGATGGAGAGCCTGGGCGTCCTGGCGGGCGGGATCGCCCACGACTTCAACAACCTGCTCATGGGGGTGCTCGGCCACGCCGGCCTGGCCCTGGAACAGCTGAACCCGCTCCATCCCATCCGCCGCAACCTGGAGGCCATCCAGAAGGCGGGGCAGCGCGCCGCGGATCTGACGCGCCAGATGCTGGCCTACTCGGGCCGCGGCCAGTTCGTGGTCCGCCACCTGGACCTCACCACCCAGGTGGAGGAGATGCTGCACCTCCTGGAGGTGAGCCTCCCCAAGACCGTGGTGCTCAACCTGGACCTGAAGAAGGGCCTGCCGGCGGTGTCGGCGGATGCCTCGCAGATCCAGCAGGTGATCATGAATCTGGTGATCAATGCCGCCGAGGCCATTGGCGAGACCTCGGGCGCGATCACCCTCGCCACGGGGGCCCAGCGCCTGGAGGAGCCGGGAATCCGCACCATGCTCGTGGGCCAGGATGTGCCGCCCGGCATCTATGTCTATCTGGAGGTCACTGACACCGGCTGCGGCATGGATGTCGACACCATGAGCCGCATCTTCGAGCCCTTCTTCACGACCAAGTTCACCGGACGGGGCCTCGGCCTCTCCGCCATCATGGGCATCGTCCGCGGCCACAAGGGGGCCCTGCGGGTGTACTCGGAAGTGGGCCAGGGGACGACCTTCAAAGTGCTGTTTCCCGCCCAGAGCGCCATGGCGGACATCCATGCCATCCCGGGTCGCGAGGCCGCCTGGGAGGGGACCGGGCTCATCCTGGTGGTGGACGACGACGAGACCGTGCGGACCGTGGCCCGGGAGGCTCTCGAGCTGAGGGGATTCCAGGTGCTGGAGGCCGAGGATGGCCGGATGGCCGTGGACCTGGTGCGGGAGCAGGGCCCCGCCATCGGGCTGGTGCTCCTGGACATGACCATGCCCCGCATGGGCGGCGAGGAGGCCTATCGAGAGATGCGCATCCTCCAGCCGGACCTCCGCGTGATCCTGAGCTCGGGCTACAACGAAGTGGAGGCCATGAGCCGCTTCATGGGGAAGGGCCTCAAGGGGTTCATCCAGAAGCCCTACGGCCCGAAGGATCTGTTGGCGAAGATCCAGGGCGCCCTGGAGGCCTGA
- a CDS encoding phenylalanine--tRNA ligase subunit beta encodes MWIERKALAAEIPAAAALETRQLCELLAALGFPVDGVAAREGAEVLDVDITANRGDAMSHRGMAREVAAKLQQPLAPLAPPPVTEGAPRVQVRLESPACPLYATALLSLGEGTTPLETQAFLRALEASPKHLPAVDASNDLLHRYGHPTHAFDADRIRGAVSIRQAKAGEALVTLDGVARTLAAEDLVIADEAGPIALAGVMGGEGTKVTESTRRVLLESAWFEPKSVKATARRHSLHTDASHRFGRGADPAMAAVARDLLVHRLQSWAGATLEGAWTVGGLPPVPAPVSVPETLLTRVAGEARPLAEGVEALRRLGCAVETQPGTLVVQPPSWRHDLAIPEDLAEEVLRLRGYEHIPSVLPPLEGPPLPLAAEYLQRQAVARRLAHLGFHQTVTYGFISPDADAAFAVAGNPAEGRTLLNPLGQEYSVMRGTLLSSLRSAAEQNLRQGAREIRLFELAPTYTSGPQGPAEQFTLGLVWGGTLGGEDYLNPARPVREADLSGMARDLGLARLPEVRALGEGLFGFELPVADLPQAGARIIPTFRAFSRFPSVERDLSLLVDLGQSHETLTAAMRAVLPAGILQDLRCVDVFRHKSLPEGSQAWLMRLRFQADRTLVGDEVDGWVASALAAAEALGAKLRA; translated from the coding sequence ATGTGGATCGAACGCAAGGCCCTCGCCGCCGAAATCCCCGCTGCCGCCGCGCTGGAGACCCGCCAGCTCTGCGAACTGCTCGCCGCCCTCGGCTTCCCCGTGGATGGCGTGGCCGCCCGTGAAGGAGCGGAGGTGCTGGATGTGGACATCACCGCCAACCGTGGCGACGCCATGTCCCACCGCGGCATGGCCCGGGAAGTGGCCGCCAAGCTGCAGCAGCCCCTCGCGCCCCTGGCCCCCCCGCCCGTGACCGAAGGCGCGCCCAGGGTCCAGGTGCGCCTGGAGAGTCCTGCCTGCCCCCTCTATGCCACGGCCCTGCTCAGCCTGGGCGAGGGAACCACGCCGCTGGAGACCCAGGCCTTCCTGCGGGCCCTGGAAGCCTCGCCGAAGCACCTGCCCGCCGTGGATGCCTCCAACGATCTGCTGCACCGCTACGGCCACCCCACCCATGCCTTCGACGCGGACCGCATCCGCGGCGCGGTGTCGATCCGCCAGGCGAAGGCCGGGGAAGCCCTGGTGACGCTTGATGGCGTCGCCCGGACGCTGGCTGCCGAAGACCTCGTCATCGCCGACGAGGCCGGTCCCATCGCCCTCGCGGGCGTCATGGGCGGCGAGGGCACGAAGGTGACGGAATCCACCCGCCGCGTGCTGTTGGAAAGCGCCTGGTTCGAGCCGAAGTCCGTGAAGGCCACGGCGCGCCGTCACAGCCTGCACACGGACGCCTCCCATCGCTTCGGCCGCGGCGCCGACCCCGCCATGGCCGCCGTGGCGCGGGACCTGCTGGTGCATCGGCTGCAGTCCTGGGCCGGCGCCACGCTGGAAGGCGCCTGGACCGTGGGCGGCCTGCCTCCGGTTCCGGCTCCCGTCTCGGTGCCCGAAACCCTGCTGACGCGGGTCGCCGGCGAGGCCCGACCCCTGGCCGAGGGGGTGGAGGCCCTGCGCCGGCTGGGCTGCGCCGTGGAGACCCAGCCGGGCACGCTGGTCGTCCAGCCGCCCTCCTGGCGCCACGACCTGGCCATTCCGGAAGATCTGGCCGAAGAGGTCCTGCGGCTCCGGGGTTATGAGCACATCCCCTCGGTCCTGCCCCCTCTGGAAGGGCCGCCCTTGCCGCTCGCCGCGGAGTATCTGCAGCGCCAGGCCGTGGCCCGGCGGCTGGCCCACCTGGGTTTCCACCAGACCGTGACCTACGGGTTCATCAGCCCCGATGCGGACGCCGCCTTCGCCGTGGCGGGAAATCCCGCCGAGGGCCGGACCCTGCTCAATCCGCTGGGCCAGGAGTACTCCGTGATGCGCGGCACCCTGCTGTCGAGCCTGCGATCCGCCGCCGAGCAGAACCTCCGCCAGGGAGCCCGGGAGATCCGGCTCTTCGAGCTGGCGCCCACCTATACCAGTGGCCCGCAGGGGCCGGCCGAGCAGTTCACGCTGGGCCTGGTCTGGGGCGGCACCCTGGGAGGGGAGGACTACCTGAACCCCGCCCGCCCCGTGCGGGAGGCCGACCTGTCGGGCATGGCCCGGGATCTCGGCCTGGCCCGCCTGCCGGAGGTCCGCGCCCTGGGCGAGGGCCTGTTCGGGTTCGAGCTTCCCGTGGCGGATCTGCCGCAGGCGGGAGCCCGGATCATCCCGACCTTCCGCGCCTTCAGCCGCTTTCCTTCGGTGGAGCGCGACCTGTCCCTGCTGGTGGATCTCGGCCAGTCCCACGAGACCCTGACGGCGGCCATGCGGGCGGTGCTGCCGGCGGGCATCCTCCAGGACCTGCGCTGCGTGGATGTGTTCCGCCACAAGAGCCTGCCGGAGGGAAGCCAGGCCTGGCTCATGCGCCTGCGCTTCCAGGCCGACCGCACCCTGGTGGGCGATGAGGTGGACGGCTGGGTGGCCTCGGCGTTGGCCGCGGCCGAAGCCCTCGGGGCGAAGCTCCGGGCGTAA
- the rpmI gene encoding 50S ribosomal protein L35: MSGYKIKTHKGAQKRFKKTAGGKFKRGCSHQRHILTKKTAKRKRQLDMGRMVSKADTKAVAAMLPYA, encoded by the coding sequence ATGAGCGGTTACAAGATCAAGACCCACAAGGGCGCCCAGAAGCGGTTCAAGAAGACCGCCGGCGGCAAGTTCAAGCGCGGCTGCTCGCACCAGCGCCACATCCTGACCAAAAAGACTGCCAAGCGGAAGCGCCAGTTGGACATGGGCCGGATGGTCTCCAAGGCCGACACCAAGGCCGTGGCCGCGATGCTGCCCTACGCCTGA
- the rny gene encoding ribonuclease Y, with the protein MTLIDWIFLCLAIASGGVALLMAIKAQKATLESSQAQAKAEADTKSQREKLLEEAKAEAQRLRKTGEQEAEALRKESELKVKEQALQARQEAEKVLAERQVNLEKQEQRLQSKETGLQSKEEGLDKKLHQVEQKTKDLETLTEKRKSELEKLEAQQAEARQLVEAQAKRLEEVAGLTREDAKKELIGQLEYSAKMDAAKLVRRIDEEAQEEAAKKARWTIGAAIQRVASDVVAEQAVSSVQLPSDDLKGRIIGREGRNIRALEKATGCDLIVDDTPESIVVSSFDPIRREVARQAILKLLADGRIHPARIEEVVEKVKVDMDQHLKEIGEAACIELGFPDVHPKLHKLVGRLNYRTSYGQNVLEHTKEVARIAEYMAGEMGADARLCRRAGLFHDIGKAIDREVEGTHIEIGMQLMQRYGEKDEVIHAMSCHHGDFEPRTVEAMLITAADALSAARPGARREMLETYVKRLEKLEEIAGSYKGVQKSYAMQAGREIRILVDAGSVNDDQAYWIAKDVSRRIESEMQYPGQIKVTVMRELRAVEIAR; encoded by the coding sequence ATGACCTTGATCGATTGGATCTTTCTCTGCCTCGCCATCGCCTCCGGCGGGGTGGCGCTGCTGATGGCCATCAAGGCCCAGAAGGCCACCCTGGAGAGTTCCCAGGCCCAGGCCAAGGCCGAGGCCGACACCAAGTCCCAGCGGGAGAAGCTGCTGGAGGAGGCCAAGGCGGAAGCCCAGCGCCTCCGCAAGACAGGAGAGCAGGAGGCCGAAGCCCTCCGCAAGGAATCCGAACTCAAGGTGAAGGAACAGGCCCTCCAGGCCCGCCAGGAAGCCGAGAAGGTGCTGGCTGAGCGGCAGGTGAACCTGGAGAAGCAGGAACAGCGGCTCCAGTCGAAAGAGACGGGTCTCCAGTCGAAGGAGGAAGGCCTCGACAAGAAGCTCCATCAGGTCGAGCAGAAGACCAAGGATCTGGAGACTCTGACGGAGAAGCGCAAGTCGGAGCTGGAAAAGCTCGAGGCCCAGCAGGCGGAAGCCCGGCAGCTGGTGGAGGCCCAGGCCAAGCGCCTGGAGGAGGTCGCCGGCCTCACCCGCGAGGACGCGAAGAAGGAGCTGATCGGGCAGCTCGAGTATTCCGCGAAGATGGACGCGGCGAAGCTGGTGCGGCGCATCGACGAGGAAGCCCAGGAGGAGGCGGCCAAGAAGGCCCGGTGGACCATCGGCGCCGCCATCCAGCGTGTGGCCTCGGATGTGGTGGCCGAGCAGGCCGTGAGCTCCGTGCAGCTGCCCAGCGACGACCTCAAGGGCCGCATCATCGGCCGGGAAGGCCGCAACATCCGGGCCCTGGAAAAGGCCACGGGCTGCGACCTCATCGTGGATGACACGCCGGAGAGCATCGTCGTTTCGAGCTTCGATCCCATCCGCCGCGAAGTCGCGCGCCAGGCCATCCTCAAGCTCCTAGCCGACGGCCGCATCCACCCCGCCCGCATCGAGGAGGTGGTGGAGAAGGTCAAGGTGGACATGGACCAGCACCTCAAGGAGATCGGCGAGGCCGCCTGCATCGAGCTGGGCTTCCCCGATGTGCATCCCAAGCTGCACAAGCTGGTGGGCCGCCTGAACTACCGCACCTCGTATGGCCAGAATGTGCTGGAGCACACCAAGGAAGTGGCCCGCATCGCCGAGTACATGGCCGGCGAGATGGGCGCGGACGCGCGGCTCTGCCGCCGGGCGGGGCTCTTCCACGACATTGGCAAGGCCATCGACCGCGAGGTGGAGGGCACCCACATCGAGATCGGCATGCAGCTCATGCAGCGCTACGGGGAGAAGGACGAGGTCATCCACGCCATGAGCTGCCACCACGGGGATTTCGAGCCCCGCACGGTGGAGGCCATGCTCATCACGGCCGCGGACGCCCTCTCCGCCGCCCGTCCCGGCGCCCGGCGCGAGATGCTGGAGACCTATGTCAAGCGCCTGGAGAAGCTCGAGGAGATCGCCGGGAGCTACAAGGGCGTGCAGAAGAGCTACGCCATGCAGGCGGGGCGCGAGATCCGCATCCTGGTGGACGCCGGCTCCGTCAACGACGACCAGGCCTACTGGATCGCCAAGGATGTCTCCCGGCGCATCGAATCCGAGATGCAGTACCCCGGCCAGATCAAGGTCACGGTCATGCGGGAGCTGCGCGCGGTCGAGATCGCCCGCTGA